The genomic interval CAGTTCACGATCGCGGAAGCCGTAGATCATGATCGTGGTCGCGCCGAGCTCCATGCCGCCGGTGGCGATGCACACGAGGTGCGAGGCGAGCCGGTTGAGCTCCATCAGCAGGACGCGCAGGACGGTGGCCCGGTCGGGGATCTGGTCCTCGATGCCGAGGAGCTTCTCGACGCCGAGGCAGTAGGCCGTCTCGTTGAAGAACGGCGTCAGGTAGTCCATCCGCGTGACGAAGGTGGTGCCCTGGGTCCAGTTGCGGAATTCGAGGTTCTTCTCGATGCCGGTGTGGAGGTAGCCGATGCCGCAGCGGGCCTCGGTGACGGTCTCGCCGTCGATCTCCAGGATGAGGCGCAGCACGCCGTGCGTGGACGGGTGCTGGGGGCCCATGTTGACGATGATGCGCTCGTCGTCGGACTTCACCGCGGATTCGACGACCTCGTCCCAGTCGCCGCCGGTGACTGTATATACAGTCCCCTCGGTCGTGGCACGGGGTGTCGCGTGGGGAGTGGTCATCAGGAGTACGACCTCCGCTGGTCCGGAGCCGGGATCTGGGCGCCCTTGTACTCGACGGCGATGCCGCCGAGGGGGTAGTCCTTGCGCTGCGGGAAGCCCTGCCAGTCGTCCGGCATCATGATCCGGGTCAGGGCCGGGTGCCCGTCGAAGACGAGCCCGAAGAAGTCGTACGCCTCGCGCTCGTGCCAGTCGTTGGTCGGGTAGACCTCGACGAGCGACGGGATGTGCGGGTCGCTGTCCGGGGCGGAGACCTCCAGCCGGATCAGCCGGCCGTGGGTGAGGGACCGCAGGTGGTAGACGGCGTGCAGCTCGCGCCCCTTGTCGCCCAGGAAGTGGACGCCGCTCACGCCCGTACAGAGTTCGAAGCGCAGGGCGGGGTCGTCGCGCAGGGTGCGGGCGACCTGGACCAGGTGCTCGCGGGCGATGTGGAAGGTCAGCTCGTCGCGGTCGACGACCGTCCTCTCGATGGCGTTGGAGGGGAGCAGGTCCTGTTCCTCCAGGGCGCCTTCCAGCTCGTCGGCCACCTCGTCGAACCAGCCGCCGTACGGCCGGGAGGCGGCTCCCGGCAGGGTGACGGTGCGGACGAGGCCGCCGTAGCCGGAGGTGTCACCGCCGTTGTTCGCGCCGAACATGCCCTTGCGGACGCGGATGACCTCGCCGCCGGTGTCACGCGGGGCGGGTACGGCGTTGCCGTTCCGCTCGCCGTTCGCGTCGGAGTTCTCGGTCACCGCAGGAGCCCCTTCATCTCGATCAGGGGCAGTGCCTTGAGGGCCGCTTCCTCCGCCTCGCGGGCGGCCTCCTCCGCGTTGACCCCGAGTTTGCCGTCCTGGATCTTCTGGTGGAGCTTGAGGATGGCGTCCAGCAGCATCTCGGGACGAGGCGGACAACCCGGCAAGTAGATATCGACCGGGACAATATGATCAACACCCTGCACAATGGCGTAATTGTTGAACATTCCGCCCGATGACGCACAGACTCCCATGGAAATGACCCACTTGGGATTCGGCATCTGGTCGTAGACCTGCCGCAGGACGGGCGCCATCTTCTGGCTCACCCGTCCCGCGACGATCATCAGGTCCGCCTGTCGCGGCGACCCGCGGAAGACCTCCATCCCGAACCGGGCCAGGTCGTAGCGGCCCGCGCCGGTCGTCATCATCTCGATGGCGCAGCAGGCCAGTCCGAACGTGGCCGGGAAGACGGACGACTTCCGCACCCAGCCCGCGGCCTGCTCGACCGTGGTCAGAACGAAGCCGCTCGGCAGTTTCTCTTCGAGTCCCATGGTGTGCCCCTCAGCCCCTCAGTCCCATTCCAGGCCGCCGCGACGCCATACATACGCATAGGCGACGAAGACGGTGAGCACGAAGAGCAGCATCTCCACGAGCCCGAAGATCCCGAGGGCGTCGAAGGAGACCGCCCAGGGATAGAGGAAGACGATCTCGATGTCGAAGACGATGAAAAGCATCGCCGTCAGGTAGTACTTGATCGGAAAGCGGCCGCCTCCGGCGGGAGTCGGGGTGGGTTCGATACCGCACTCGTACGCTTCGAGCTTTGCCCGGTTGTACCGCTTGGGGCCGATAAGCGTGGCCATGACCACGGAGAAGATCGCAAACCCTGCCCCGAGGGCGCCGAGCACGAGGATGGGCGCGTAGGCATTCACGCTCCTCGCTCCTTCCAGTCGTCCTTGACCTGTGGACCGCATCGGGCGACCGGCTCGCCGCCTCACCAAGATCGTGCACATGTGAGGCAGTTCACAAGCCCGACTGCCCCGCATCCTATGCCCGGCCCCCTGTGATCTGCGACACGGGGTACGGCAACGGCTTTGTGATCTCCACCACCTGACGAAGGATCATGAAGTCGTATGAGCGGTGATCTTCGTACGCGAAGCGGCCGAGTGATCACGAGACGTGACATTCGACGGTGTTACCGCTGGTCAAAGGCGTGTCGCGCTATCAATCGACCGCCCGTACAAGCAAATTGGCGGTGGAATACCCCGGGGTGATAAGGGCCTCGGCCGAGATCGGCGACCGTCCGCACGAGGGGCGGCGGGGACCGATGCGGACATGTGCACGCATTCACGAACTTCCGGATCGCGCACCGGGAGCCCCCCTCCGCGCCGGCTCGGTACGCGAGTGGAGTCACCGCCTCCGCCGACACGGGACGACCGCGGGACGACCACGGGGCGATCACGGGGCGATCACGGGGCGATCATGGGGGCCCGCGAGTGACCGCGGGCCGCCCACGCGGATCGCGGCCGCGAGGGTTGCCCGTCCCGGTGGACCCACACTGTGACCTGCGCCACTCGGCCTCACGCCGCGGAAAGCCGGGCTTGGCCATCGGTGTGAACGGATGGTAAGCGACGGGCAATTCGGGCGTATTACCAAAAGACAATGATCACGGGCCTGATAGGCGACGTCCGATTTGCCCGTTACGGCGTCAATAAGGGTGCTCAGAAAGCGGATTCACAGATTCCGAACGTAACTGTGTCGCAACACACGTTTCTTGATGGGACCCCTACAGCCCTGATAGCGCTAGTACTCATGTCCCACACCGCTCACATACCCAGCCACCGGAAGCCCCGTCAGCGCGCCTCGAAGTCGGCACTGCGAGCCGGAGTTGCCGGTGGCGTCCTCAGCACCATCGCGGTCGCGGGTGCCGCCGGTCCGGCCCAGGCCGAGCCGGTGACCCAGACGATCGAGATGCCCACGATCACGTCCGGCTTCTCCACCGCTGTGGCCGCCTCCGCCCAGGCCACGCAGCAGGTCGCCCTCGACCTGGAGACGCAGGCCGACGAGGACGCCGCGGCGGAGAAGGCCGCCAAGACGGCCAAGAAGGCGCACGCCGAGGCCGTCCGCAAGGCCGAGGCCAAGAAGAAGGCCGAAGCCGCCGCGAAGGCCAAGGCCGAGGCGGAGGCCGAGGAGCGCGCCGAGCGCGCGTCCCGGACCTCCGAGCGCACGACGCTCAGCGCCTCCTCCGGCTCGTCGGGCTCCTCGGACTCGGGCAGCTCCGCCTCCGCACCCTCCTCCTCGTCGTCCTCCTCGAACGTGAGCGGCTCCGCCGCCTCCATCGTGGCGTTCGCCAAGGCGCAGGTGGGCGACGCGTACGTGCCCGGCGGCACCGGCCCCAACTCCTGGGACTGCTCCGGCCTGGTCCAGGCCGCGTACCGCACGGCGGGCATCGACCTGCCGCGCGTCTCGCAGTCCCAGTCGACGTTCGGCACCCAGGTCTCCCTGGGCAACCTCCAGCCCGGCGACATCCTCTACTGGGGTAGCGCGGGCAGCGCGTACCACGTCGCGATCTACATCGGCGGCGGCGAGTTCGTCGGTGCGCAGAACTCCAACACCGGCACGGTGCAGCGCTCCATGGACTACGACCGGCCGACCGGCGCGGTCCGCGTTCTCTGATTCACAAGCGCCCGTCGGCGCTCACGTCGACAGCCTCTGAGGGCCGCCGCTCCCCCGCTCGGGGGCGGCGGCCCTTCGCCGTCGTCGCGGCGACGAGCAGGGCCAGGACCATCAGCAGGGCGCTCACCCAGACCGGCGCCCGGTAGCCGAACCCGGCGTCCAGGGCCAGGCCGCCCACCCACGGGCCCACCGCCGCCCCCAGGTTGAACGCGGTCGTCGAGAACGCGCCGGCCAGCGTCGGGGCCCCCGACGCGAGGCCCAGGACCCGGGTGATCAGGGCGGTGCCCGTACCGAAGGCGAGCATGCCGAGGAGCGGGATCAGCGCCAGGGCGAGCACCGGGCGGCCCGCCGTCAGGGCGAGGGCCGCCCAGCCCAGGGTGAGGGCGGTCATCCCCGTGGCGACGACGGCGACCGGGCGGGCGTCGGCGAACCGGCCCGCCACCGTGACCCCGGCGAACGAACCCGCCCCGAAGAGCGCCAGGGACACCGGCACCCACCCCGCGCCCAGCCCCGTCTCCCGGGTGAGGAGGGGCTCCAGGTAGGAGAAGGCGCAGAAGGTCGCCCCCTGCACCAGGGCCATCGTGAGCAGGACCGGCCGCGGCCCGGGGCCGGTCAGCGCCCGCAGTTCGTCCCGCACGGGTACGGGAGCGGCGCCCGTGCCCGTACCCCGGCCGCCCGGGATGGAGCGCAGGACCGCGAGGAAGGCGGGCAGCGAGACGATCGCGACCGCCCAGAAGGCCGACCGCCACCCCCACCGCTCGCCCAGCACCGCGCCGGCCGGTACGCCCACGACGCAGGCGATCGTCACGCCGCCGACCACCACGGCGGTGGCCCGGCCCTTCAGTTGGTCCGGGACCATCGCGATGGCCGTGGTCAGCGCGACCGCCCAGAAGCCCGCGTTGGCGAGGGCCCCGACGAAGCGGGTCACCAGGAGCACCTCGTAGCTCGGGGTGAGAGCGCCGACGACATGGACGGCGACGAACACTGCGAGGAAGAGGAGCAGGGCGCGGCGCCGGGGCCAGGCGCGGCCGGCGAGCGCCATCAGGGGGGCGCCGACGACCATCCCGATGGCGAAGGCGGAGGTGAGGAGGCCGGCGGCGGAGAGGGAGACGTCGAGGTCGGCGGCGATGCCGGAGACGAGCCCGGACAGCATGAACTCGGAGGTGCCCTGGGCGAAGACCGCGAGCCCCAGGACGTAGACGGCGAATGGCATGGGTGAGTAGCCCCTTGGACGGAACCGTCGGGTGGACAGACAGACCGGAGTGCGGGGATACGGGCCGCGGAGACGTCCGCCGGTGGTCCGGCGGGGCGGTGCGGGAGAAGTGCCCGGCGGTGATCGGCCGGTGGCACGGAGAAGTGCCCTGCGGTGACGACCGGCCGGTGCACGAACCTCGCGTACGGCGGTGCTTCAGCGCGTACGCGAGGGGGGACGGCCCGTACCCGCGGTGAGCAGGGGGCGTGGAACCGTGACGAGGGAGGCCGGTGACCCGTGGGTCAGCCGACGACGCTCAGCACGAACACGGCCACCGGCGCACCGGTGGCCGGAGTCTGTCGGACTCGGGGCTGGCCATGGAAGAGAGGCTACCGGTCGGGCGGCGGGGCCTCCAGCGCTTTTCCGGGCCGGAGGGGACCGCCGCCCGGATCAGCGGCGGCGCGGGCGGCGGGTCGTCCGCTCCGGCTCCTTGGCCGAGGTGGTGGGCGCGGGCAGCGCGTCGTACGCGGCGTCGAAGTCCTCGTCCTCGTCCGTCGCGGTGGGATCCACGGCGAAGCGGGGCTCCAGGAAGAGCCCGTGGTGCTGGGGCAGGGAGGCGGTGGTCATGGCTGTCTGTCCTTGGGGTCGAGCAGCG from Streptomyces sp. CA-278952 carries:
- a CDS encoding NADH-quinone oxidoreductase subunit C, whose translation is MTENSDANGERNGNAVPAPRDTGGEVIRVRKGMFGANNGGDTSGYGGLVRTVTLPGAASRPYGGWFDEVADELEGALEEQDLLPSNAIERTVVDRDELTFHIAREHLVQVARTLRDDPALRFELCTGVSGVHFLGDKGRELHAVYHLRSLTHGRLIRLEVSAPDSDPHIPSLVEVYPTNDWHEREAYDFFGLVFDGHPALTRIMMPDDWQGFPQRKDYPLGGIAVEYKGAQIPAPDQRRSYS
- a CDS encoding NuoB/complex I 20 kDa subunit family protein, whose amino-acid sequence is MGLEEKLPSGFVLTTVEQAAGWVRKSSVFPATFGLACCAIEMMTTGAGRYDLARFGMEVFRGSPRQADLMIVAGRVSQKMAPVLRQVYDQMPNPKWVISMGVCASSGGMFNNYAIVQGVDHIVPVDIYLPGCPPRPEMLLDAILKLHQKIQDGKLGVNAEEAAREAEEAALKALPLIEMKGLLR
- a CDS encoding NADH-quinone oxidoreductase subunit A, producing the protein MNAYAPILVLGALGAGFAIFSVVMATLIGPKRYNRAKLEAYECGIEPTPTPAGGGRFPIKYYLTAMLFIVFDIEIVFLYPWAVSFDALGIFGLVEMLLFVLTVFVAYAYVWRRGGLEWD
- a CDS encoding C40 family peptidase; the encoded protein is MSHTAHIPSHRKPRQRASKSALRAGVAGGVLSTIAVAGAAGPAQAEPVTQTIEMPTITSGFSTAVAASAQATQQVALDLETQADEDAAAEKAAKTAKKAHAEAVRKAEAKKKAEAAAKAKAEAEAEERAERASRTSERTTLSASSGSSGSSDSGSSASAPSSSSSSSNVSGSAASIVAFAKAQVGDAYVPGGTGPNSWDCSGLVQAAYRTAGIDLPRVSQSQSTFGTQVSLGNLQPGDILYWGSAGSAYHVAIYIGGGEFVGAQNSNTGTVQRSMDYDRPTGAVRVL
- a CDS encoding Cmx/CmrA family chloramphenicol efflux MFS transporter — translated: MPFAVYVLGLAVFAQGTSEFMLSGLVSGIAADLDVSLSAAGLLTSAFAIGMVVGAPLMALAGRAWPRRRALLLFLAVFVAVHVVGALTPSYEVLLVTRFVGALANAGFWAVALTTAIAMVPDQLKGRATAVVVGGVTIACVVGVPAGAVLGERWGWRSAFWAVAIVSLPAFLAVLRSIPGGRGTGTGAAPVPVRDELRALTGPGPRPVLLTMALVQGATFCAFSYLEPLLTRETGLGAGWVPVSLALFGAGSFAGVTVAGRFADARPVAVVATGMTALTLGWAALALTAGRPVLALALIPLLGMLAFGTGTALITRVLGLASGAPTLAGAFSTTAFNLGAAVGPWVGGLALDAGFGYRAPVWVSALLMVLALLVAATTAKGRRPRAGERRPSEAVDVSADGRL